The genome window AAGCGACTAGATAAACACAGAGACATTTCAGAGGCCAACTGCATTAAAAAAACAGCCAGAATGGTGTATCAAGCAATTCAAACAGGGACATGAAAGGCTCCTGTCAACTTAAAATATGGCTGCAGAAGCCCAAAACTATAAAGAAACCATGTCTTGTAAAGAATTCAAAGGAGATACAAGATCCCAAACACTTCAAAAATTGTTGGTCCCATTAGCAAAAGATGGCTGaagcaagaaaaaaggaaaacaaaatccCAAGCAAAATAAATTGCTAAAATATACATTGACATACAAAGTCCACATAAGTAGCTTGGTCAAAGTATGCAGGATGACCATGCAGCGATAAATTCACCATCGGCAGCAAACTTATTCAGTTGAAGTTGTTACCGCTAAAACTCTTTAATCATAAGTTCCTCCTTGAGTCAAGGACAAACAGGGCCACCCAACCCAGCTCCTCTCCTCTCAAAAGAATAAGAACTCGCTACCTCAAGTTCAGACTTGTTACCTCAAATTTTCTGCTTCATGCACATCTCATATTTGTCGGTTCCAAACATCTTCCTTGAACCAGACTGAGTAGAAACATATATAGCGTCCAACTCTTTACTGAAACTGACATGAAAAAAACATGATCCACCACATGGATCTACGTAAAATTAACAATATAAGAATAACATTACCATCACTGTTTCTCCTTGCTGCCAATCCTCATACCAAAGTAACCAAACCTGATTAGTGCTTGCTTGCAAAAAGAGACATTTTAGAAAGAGATGACACTTTCATGAAATCTAAATAACAGATCCTATTTGTTGACCGTAATCACATCCTACCACAGAGAAATCTTCATATTTCTCATGGGGAAAGGGTATGAGACCAAGGGAGAGCTCCCACACTCAGTAACATCAAATTATCCTCCTTGCAACACAAGAAGGGGGTATCAAAAGGCAAATGGAAAGACAGTTATTACTCCTAGAGATGTGTTCATAATAGATATAAGAGGGACTTGTCATTAGAGGTTAAAAATATTTACGAGCTTTAGCAAGCAGCTAAGTGCAAAGGAAGAACGATCATGTACCTCAAATCCCTTATATGCCATTAATTGAATATGTACATTGAACAAGAAATACAAGCATACCTTGGAGCATTTCCAACTTCCAAGGAAGATAAACATCAAAGTTAGGACTCTGTATTACTGGTTTGCCGAAGAGGAATATATATGGGTAccaattaggccatgcaagtgcaGCATTTTAGGGCACTCGAATTCATAGCAAACCATAAGAAAAGGCATTAGCATCAACTGTGTTCTTCAAAAGAATTAAGAAACCTACATGAAACTACATAGAGAGATGTGTGATAAACTATGAGAATTAGTCACTGAGATCAAACATATAAAGGAATTCAAGAAGATTAAAACATCGGGGCAAGTACACCACACGACGTAACTTCTATTATAAttcacattttttttatttttattactttttttGACTCAATGGGCAGTCTGCCCATTCTCAACTCCGAGCCCATACAACACGCCAGCATATTTCTCAGTAGAACCATTAAAGAAAGACTCCTTCAACTTCCTGAAAGCGCAGGAGGTGAGCAAGCTGTCTGAACCGGCCTGGTGGCAGATCCCCACCCTCTCGACATCGAGCAGCTCGGCGAGCTTGTTGAGCCCCCCATGGAGGCTGTTGCAGAATTTCATGATGTGCTTGATGTCGTACACGGTAGGGAAGTAGATGTTGATGAGATTGAAGAAGCCGGCCTGGGTGTCCGGGAGGTTCTGGCAAGTGAGAAGCTTAAGAAGGTACCCGAAATCGTAGCCGCTGTGGAAGGTAACCCAGTGCACCGAGTCATTGAGCACGATGCCCGACGACATAAGGAGCTCGCCAAAGCGCTGGGAATCAATCCCCTTCTCATTGTTCTTCTGGAAATCGATGCCGCTCTGGCGGAGAAGGTCGATGGAGTCGGACGCGAAGACGTCCTGCTGGATGTCGAACTCGCGGAAATTGAACTGCCATACGCAGCCACGGTCGGTGCCGCAGGTGGGGAGGTTGCCGAGCTGGTCGGAGAAGGTGAGACCGAGCTGGATGAGTTTGAGCGTGTCGACATTGGCCTTGAGGGTGGCGTAGTTGAACTCGGAGCTGGTCCGGAAGTTGCCGAGGGGACGGCACACGATGCCGGGGAACTCGGTGTCCATGGCCACGTAAGGGAAGTCGTCCACGATCTCGCGGATCAGGGCGAACTCGGCCGCGAGGTTGTCGCTCCACACCTCGCGTATCTGGACCGTCTCGTTCTTGGGCAGGATCGACGACATCGCACCAACATCAAGCGAAACCAAGAACCGTAGAAGATCGATCTATGTACGTAAGGTCTCGAGAACGAAAGAGGACAGATCTGTGGTGATGTGGTTGGGAAACTTAAAGGGTTTGAGGGATCAAAGTAGCGGAAGAAGAAGGGATTGGGAGAAGGGATGGATTTCTTTTCTTCGTTATTGAGatcgagggagggagggagggagggaagggGGAATGCGGTGATGGCGTTCAAGGACGCGGCATGAGCCGGTCCGCGAAGACTTCAAccatggaagaggaggaggagacgtagatggggaagaggaggaagacgatGAGGCCGAAATAAGGCAGCGCCACTAGTTGCTGGTACGCTGCTGGCACCGGTTAGGGCTCGGGAATGGACGCGGCGTGGCGGTCTCTGGTTGGTCCATGGAAAAGCGAATACTTATTTTTTACTCGTTGGGTCCTCCAATGGGCCGCAGACACGTATTAGGCCGAGACAATCTGTGGGCCATGCAGTGGGCCCGTAATATAGTACTCATTTTTATCCCAATTTTCTCTTTTATCATTTActgataaaaataacataaagcaTTAATAAACTATCATAAATGAGAATAAACTGAAAATTATTATACGaatttaaattttaagatattcaaaTCTCGTTCCACTTAAAattttatgtaaaaatattatgtgAGCTTTGAGCTCTAATAATACTCTAGTTTTATAATTTAGTAAGCTCTTAAGTATAAATTAATATTCAAATATTCAATGAGTCCTAAAATACTAACTATGtgcaaaaaaaataatatcaatatatttttgttAGATTAGTATgaattaatttaataacatattaatATGGATAAATATGTGATATAAGTTAATTTTGAATGTCCGACATAAAAGGAATTTTATATCTTACAAAAATAGTATTGCACGAAGGTGTACTCGATAAAGTATTTTTAATGTTTAAGTTAATATGAACTTGAAAGATATAATTATTATATGTAGTCAAAAAATCTTTATCGTAAAtgtcaaaataataatttatcaaataagatTTTTTATCGATATTACGTGCCCAATATAAAATCAAATcaatatttgatatgaaattta of Musa acuminata AAA Group cultivar baxijiao chromosome BXJ2-3, Cavendish_Baxijiao_AAA, whole genome shotgun sequence contains these proteins:
- the LOC135606924 gene encoding probable CCR4-associated factor 1 homolog 7, coding for MSSILPKNETVQIREVWSDNLAAEFALIREIVDDFPYVAMDTEFPGIVCRPLGNFRTSSEFNYATLKANVDTLKLIQLGLTFSDQLGNLPTCGTDRGCVWQFNFREFDIQQDVFASDSIDLLRQSGIDFQKNNEKGIDSQRFGELLMSSGIVLNDSVHWVTFHSGYDFGYLLKLLTCQNLPDTQAGFFNLINIYFPTVYDIKHIMKFCNSLHGGLNKLAELLDVERVGICHQAGSDSLLTSCAFRKLKESFFNGSTEKYAGVLYGLGVENGQTAH